A segment of the Pseudomonadota bacterium genome:
TGTCCTTGCTTTTTTACCCCTGTGGTTATTTGTCATCATTCATATTGTTTTAAGCCTGAAATATTTTCGGTCTTTGAGGGAAAGTTGGGAGCGGAAATTGGATAGTAAATCAGCCAAGATTATTTTATTTGCGCTGCTTTTCTCCGGCAATGCTTTGATCTGTCATTCCTTCATGTTGCTTCCTGGCCTGATGCTGCTGTTTATTTGTTTTTTTCCTTATTATTCTTTCAGAGAAAAGGTCTGCAGCTTTGTACTTGTTCTGCTACTGACCATCTCTCCTTTTGCGTATCTCAATGGAATAAAGATTATTGATAGTATCAGGACTCCATTCTTTCAGTCAGCGATGTCCATCAATTTTGACAGCTACCAGGACGGTGACCAGCAAAATATCATCCAGCCCCAACCATTAGAAACCGGACAAAGACTGCGGCTTTTTTCCCAGGCAGTAATTGCAGGCAAAGAAAAAAAGATTGCCGCCGCCATTTATTTTATCGAAGAACTTATCAGACAAGATCCTCATCCCCCAGCCGCCGTCTATAATAATATGGGTAATTATTATTATATAGATGATCAGATTGATTTTGCTATTTCCACCTACAAGAAAGCCATAGAAGTTGATCCAAACAATGGGATTTATCATTACAACCTTAGTCATGCCTATATCAAAGAATCATTTTCCTTAACCCGTAGTGAGGCCTCTTTCATCCAGGCATGGAAGCTGGCGCCAGAAATCATTAATCGTCAATTGGCAAAGAGCCAAGATGCGAACGCGCCGGTACTTGTTCATGAACCATTACCCTGGTCTTACACCTATCATTATGTGACAAGACATTCCCTGACCTCCGAATTGAAAAGTGATTTTTTCCGCCAATACTTTTCACCTTGGGGTGGAACAGCTTCTTATATTGCATTTATTGTCACCATCATATTTATTATGAGTATTTTGTGGATAAAGATGGATTCATCGAGACGATTTTGTCCCTTGTGCGGCATCAACTTCCACGGCATTGGCCGCATATCTGATGCATGCCCTTCATGCCTGCATATCAGCCGCCAAACTGTCAATGATTCTTTTGCCATTAGACAAGGAAAAAAAATCAGAAGTTTCAGCTGGCTTATGGATGGATTTTTTTTCTTGGCCGGCTTTGTGGTTCCAGGGACGTATCAGCTGGCGTTGGGACAGACCGTCCGAGGTTTATTGATGCTTTGTGGATCATTTGCGATTGCAGGCAGCATTACCCTGCTCCACGAGGGAATGATGAATATAGCTTTGTTTCCTCCCGGTTCAGCCTGGGGACCGCTGGTCTTTCCCCTGCTGCTCCTGATAGTTTTCTACCTGGCAAATTACTATAGCTGGCGCCAACGCAAACAACAGCGTCTTATTCTGCGGATAAAGAGTTAAAAAAGCGAGTCACAATCCATGAATGCTATCAATGAATTAAAAGGATATCTCGGTGGTTTTGATCTTACCGATGTCTTGCAGCTGATTTCGCAGCAGCAGAAGACCGGCATACTGACGGTTAAAAGTACGGCCGGCCAGGTTGCCTTGTCTTTTAAAGATGGGCAATTTATTGGCATGAATCCCGGGATGCCAAACCAGGAATTTGACCTGGAACAGATGTTGAAAAAATCAGGTCGCCTAGTGGCATCCCGCCTCAACAATTTACGTCAGGAACAGGTACGTCGAAATATATCTTTGGAACAGATACTGGTAGAACATGAAGTCATGAATGCCGAGGAAGTCGGCAGGCTTAATCTCCTGAGAATATTTGAAGCCCTGGCATGTTTATTGAGATGGAAAAAAGGTTCTTATACTTTTCAACCCACTTCCATAGTTCATGTAACACCCTATCTCCCCCCCCAGCCATCTGATTTTGTCCTGTTTGAAATCTTAAGGCAAATGGATGAACTTTCCGTTTTTGAACAGAATATTCCTTCTGTTAATGCTACTTATGAATCAGTTTCAACCTTTGCCTCCGAAACCGACGACAATCTTTTTTCTGAAGATTTCAAAGAGAGGTTGCCGGTTGAAGAACAAACTATTCTGGAGTTAGTCACTAAAAATAATACGGTTCAGGATATCATTGATAAAAGTCTGCTGGGAAAATATGATGTTTATCGTACCCTGAACTCCTTTTTAGAAAGCGGCATTATTGCTCAAAAAGGAGAAAAAGCGGCTATACCTGGTAGAATCTCAAGATCCGGTCAATTGCATAGAGTAATAACAGGTATCCTTTATATATCTCTTATCTTATTCATTTTTCTGACAATTGCCGCCTTCATTCCCTCCGCCTGGCTGCCTGTGAGTATTCCTAATCGAGATTCCCATATCTCACCATCAAAAAATCTGATTTCAGGGTATTTCGACCAAAAGAACAAGGCTTATCGAGAAGCAGAAGCTTTACTGCACCAGTGAAAATCGGGTTTGTCAAACCATAACCCAGAAGATAGCTTCAACCCCGGCCAAAGGATTTCTACTTTTTTTCCTTTTTATAATCAAACAAAATGAAAATCTGGCTCATTCTATCCTTGCTGACAGCCTTTTTTGCATCCCTGAAAGATGTTTTCAGTAAAACTGCACTTGATTCAGCTACCACCTATCTGATCGCCTGGTTTTGGAGTGTTGGCACCCTTCCTTTTCTTCTCCCCTTTCTCCTGATCATTGAAATTCCTGCTGTCAATAAGCAATTCTGGCTGGCCCTGGTTGCCGGCGGGCTCCTTCATGTGGCCGCTACCATCCTCTATATAAAGGCGATCAGATCATCTGATTTGTCAATAACTATTCCGATGATCACCTTCACTCCCCTGTTTCTGTTGTTGACATCGCCATTGATGACCGGAGAATTTCCTGCTCCAATCACCATTATAGGTATTGTCATGATTGTTGCAGGATCGTACCTGCTCAATATTAATGACATTAAGGAGGGGGTTGGTGCTCCTTTCAGGGCACTGTTCAGGGAGCCCGGGCCGAGAATGATGCTGGCAGTTGCCGTTATCTGGAGTATCACCGCGAATATCGATAAAATCGGCATTACTTGTACCTCCCCTGTTTTCTGGCTTATCGCGATCGAATCCGTTGTTGCCGTGGCCATGTTTCCATTCGTCTGGCTCACTACTCCAGACAATGGAAAGATCATGACCATCAAACAATTGAAAATATTACTGCCAATCGGTCTATGTGCAGCCCTGGTATTGTTATTTCAAATGTATGCCATCAGCCTTGTCCAGGTTCCCTACGTTATTGCCATCAAAAGAAGCAGCGTTCTTATCAGTGTTGGATTTGGCTACCTGCTCTTTGGGGAAAAGAAAATAAGACAGCGGAGTATCGGTGCGGCTTGCATGTGTGCCGGCGTCGTAATTATTGCAGTTTTTTCCTGATCCCGGGTGAAAATAATTTTCTCTAATATAATCAGGCAAATAGAAGGGAAACATATAAATCCATGTCCTCTGCTCAGAGAAATATTTCACTAAGTGCTTGCTTTTTCAGTTAAATATAATAATATTTTCTATGATAAAGTAGATAATTGGTTTATTATTTATTTCAAACTGGAATAGAATGACAGGCAAATAGAATAAACAGAAAAGAAAGGGGTAAGATATGGCAGTTAGTTATGAGAAACTTGGATTTTCCAACACTACAGATATGTTTCAACAGGCAATGGCAGGTGGATATGCCGTCCCGGCATACAATTTCAATAACATGGAGCAGCTGCAGGCAATAATCAATGGCTGTGGGCAATCAGGCTCACCGGTTATTATTCAGGTATCAAGTGGCGCCCGTAAATATGCCAACCAGACGATGTTGCGTTACATGGGTGAAGGGGCCGTTCGCATGGCTGAAGAATCTGGATACAAAATCCCCATTTCCCTCCATCTTGATCATGGAGATACCTTTGAATTATGTGTTTCATGTATTGAAAGTGGTTTTTCCTCGGTGATGATTGACGGTTCTTCCCACTCTTATGAGGACAATGTGGTATTGACGGCCAAAGTTGTTGATTATGCCCACCAGCATGGCGTCAGCGTTGAAGGAGAGCTGGGGGTACTGGCGGGGATTGAAGATGATGTGGAAGCGGCAAAATCAATTTATACGGACCCGGCACAGGTCGAAGACTTTGTGGAAAAAACCGGCGTTGATTCTCTGGCAATTTCCATCGGCACCTCCCATGGAGCCTATAAATTCAAACCGGAACAATGCACCCGCAATGAGGAAGGCATTCTGATTCCCCCTCCCCTGCGCTTTGATATTCTTGAGGAGATTGAACGTCGGATACCAGGATTTCCCATTGTCCTGCATGGTTCAAGCTCTGTCTTGCCTGAATATGTGAATATTATCAATGGAAATGGCGGCAAATTGGAGGCAGCGGTGGGAATTCCGGAAGATCAGCTGCGACAGGCGACAAAATCAGCCGTTTGTAAAATCAATATTGATTCCGATGGGCGCCTGGTGGTAACGGCTATAATTCGTAAAGTTTTCGCTGAGAAACCGGCCGAGTTCGATCCCCGGAAATACTTGGGGCCAGCCAGGGAAGAATTGACCCGGATGATAATCCACAAGAACAAACATGTTCTTGGCAGTGCTGGAAGGGGTTAGATCCCGGTATCAATACTAAAAATTCAAGGAATAATCGAGAGGGGATATCGTAAGGAAAAAACCGGACAAGATAATTGTCGCGACCGGACAAAGTAATTGACATTTAACACATATTAGGCTGCTAATATCAAAATATCTGGAAAAAATAGCCAGATATAGGGTGATATAAAGGAAATTTTCCAGTTATTGACACTTTAGCCACCAATAACGGAGGGGCTATGAAGGTTCTCGTAGAGGATGAGATTCGACGGGCAGTAATCGGCTGTAAGGCGTCGAGAATTGCAGTTGCCTATATCGGCGTTGATTGGCAGAAGTTTATACCCGATGCAAGTCATTTGAAATCGATAATTGTTTCACCAACCATCGGCAGCAATCCTTGGGCAATTTCCGATCTTGTAAAAAAAATCGGCTGGGAGAAAGTGGCCTTTCTCGACGAGTTGCATGCAAAGACGTACATAGGCAAAAGTTCGGCCGTCATCGGAAGCGCCAATCTCACGCGCAATGGGCTTGGCTCTGAAGGCCTAGTCGAGCTTTGTGTAGAGATTAATGCCTCGGAAAGCCTTAAGAAAGTTAACAAAGCCTTCGATGACCTGAAAAATCGAGCCCAAGAGCAATACCCAACAACAGAGTCGAAGAAGTCGCGGCTAAAAAAGCTTGAGCAGAACTGGGGGGCGGCGATAGCCAATCGAATAGTCAGGAACAACCAGAACAATAATATACCTGCCTTCTCGGATTTCGAGCCTCTTGGGGAAGACCATTTTTACGTACTTTGGTATCAGCCTGTTGACTGCGAGTATTCTGATGATGTGAAGGTCATAGAATCCTTTATGAGTGATGACATTCATTTTGCTAGCACTGATAAAGTTGAAAAAAACAAATGGGCGCTAGTTTGGCGTATCACAAATTCAAACAAGCCACACAAAACGGCAAATCCTCACTGGTTTTATATCCACGAAATATTTGAAAATGGCGTGGTTGATGATGGGTACGAATACCCCAAGTGCGCTATTCAACGGAAGGACTTGGATGTTCCGTCTCCCCCGTTTGAAATTACAGGGGAAGTTACGGTTGCCTTCAAGAAGGCGATTCAAGAGAAAGATATCGCGAAGCACTTAGTTCAAGAGGAGTGCGAGGTTTTTAGCCTCGCATGTTCGCTAAAGGGCATACCTTCTCTCATAAACAAGATGAAAGAATACATAGCTAACAAGACAAATGCAGCCGACGCCAAAAAGCGGCGCGGCTGATTTGCAACGTTGGGCACTATAAATCACTGGAAGCACACTAATGTATGTTGAAGATCTAATTCGACTAGTTCCATCAAATTCCCCTGAGCAAGTAGAAGCAGCTCGGAAAAAATGGGAAAGACCCATAAAAGAAGCCATAAAAGCAGAAAGTGGTTTTAAGCTAAAGTGGTCAGGGCGAGGAACCTCAGATGCGGTTCATCGGCCAGACGGTCAAGTTTCTATTTCAACCAGTGAGGTCGGGAAACCACTTCCTCCCGAGTTCATTCATCATCCAATACCTCCTGAGTACGAATTAGCAGCCGTTCTACAAGTTTGGCTCACTAAGATACGAAGCGCTAAGCAAAGCACAGTTGATATGCTTGATCTTCTTCAAGTACTAGAGACAGATTTGAAAAATGCAGGAATCGAGACTGATAGCGCTGATAATGCTTTTACCACGGGAAAAGGTTTTACTCGTCTGTTGGAGCAGCACTCAGATCCCGAAAAGTTTGATCTTGTGAAATACGTGCTTCGAGCTTCTCCCAATGTTCTTGGGTGCTTTTGGTATCGGCCGGATATAGATTCCTATACCCCTCGAAATCATTCATATCATATTAAACATAAGCAATCGACATACCGTACAAATATTGAACTGTATTGGGGCGTGATAGCATTATCCGCAACCGCACTAAATCTATCTATTGAAGGGCTGACCGCAAAAGTTCTAGCCCATGAACTTGGGCATGCGTACACATATCTAGGGTATGATCGGGATGGGACACGTTGGACAGGGTATGATTTCGAAAATCTCAGTATTGAGCTTAAAGAGGGTTTGGCTCAGTATTACGCATATCGTGTCGGACTATCACTTGAAAACAAATTCCCAGAACTACTTAAAACATACAACGATCTATTGCCGAAGCAACCACCATCGTATCGCACTCATCTGCCCTGGCTGCAAGATGATTCGCCTGAGGCTTTAGGTGTGGCACTTGCAAAACTGCGTCGCTTTGGGAATATAACTCTGAAGGAGTTTGAATCAGGTTTGATGAATGAAAAGACTCGGTGATCTATCCAATTCTACATCGCCCAACCAATAAGGATTGAGTCGACCCATTGAGATAAATCTGATGGTTGGCATGGATTTCACGGGTCGAACTCAATCCATTGTTCAATAAGCCTGGCACTATTATTTAAAGGGAATCCCCCCAAGTGAAAATCCTCCTATCCACTAAACAAGTCTTTTTCATCATAGTTGTCATCTTCTTCCTCCTCCCCATCTCCGTCCCCGCCTTCCCGGGTAAAGTTGTTGGTATCACCGATGGCGATACTGTCAAAGTCCTACGTTCCGAAACCCATATCCAAGTAAAAATAAGACTTGCCGGCATTGACACCCCGGAGAAAAAACAGGCATTTGGTCAAAAGGCAAAGAAATTTACTGCCGGTTTGCTTGCTAATCGTATTGTCGAAGTAAAACCAATTACCAAAGATCGCTACGGCAGGACTGTTGGCTATATCTATTGTGATGGCCAGGATGTGAATTTGGCAATTGTCAAGAATGGTTATGCCTGGGTGTATAGAAAATACGCACCAAAGCCAAAGAGTAAAGCGGACAACGGGCCATGGAATTTCATCTGTGTGATTTTTCCATAAATGCCTAATTGGCAAAGGGCTGGGAGAAAATTTAAGGATTTGATAGATAGCGGAACTGCTTTTCAGAAAAAGTGGGCTGGTTATTTTTTTCACGAAAATTGCGTCAATAATGTTTAAGGGATGAGAAATGAAGGAAGTCATTGTTGCGGGAGAGGTAATTAGGGGGATATTTAATTTAATTCTAATGCCTCAAGGGGTTTTACTGGCATGTGGTGGAATAATAGTTTTGGCTTCGATTAGTGCGATAGTTTTTTCCCGTAGGATTTCACCCATTGAAAATTTACTTAAAGAAGCCATTAAGAAAATTGATAAAGCTAAGGACGAGTTAGGTTTTGTAAAAATATATCAAGAGTTGGAAGAGTGGATTAAAAAATCAAAGATTTTCAGTATTTGTTGGGATGAATTTACAGAAACATTAATTTTCCCAGACGAACCTCAGAGATCTATTCGTAATGCATTTCCAGCAGAAAATTATTTCAATGAAGAAACCCTTATTAACCCTTATCTTAATATTCGGTTCTATAATAATTGGCCAAATATTCTCACCGGATTAGGAATTTTAGGTACATTTATAGGATTAGTAGCTGGCATTTATATGTCTACAAGCGGAGGTACGATAAATGAAGATTCCATTAAAAAGTTAATAGATGGTGCAGCATTAGCTTTTTCTACTTCTATTGCAGGCATACTCTCCTCTATCATCTTTTCATGGTTTGAGAAACATCATCTAAACAGAGTTTCAAATCTAATTCATTTATGGAACAATGCATTAGATACAAGATTAGAAAGGGTGACTTCTGAGGGACTAGCCATAAAATCGTTAGAAGAATTAAGAATCCAGAGCCAAGAACTTAAAATGTTCAACACTGAATTGGCGTTCAATATTGCCAATGCTTTAGATGAAAAAATGTCTGGGAATTTAATACCTATACTGCAAGATCTGATTGTTGCAGTTGAAGGTCTGAGAAAGGATAGGGCCGATACTAACGATAAAATGCTCAAGGAAATTGTAAAAGAATTTATAGCGACTCTTCAGGGGGCTGCTGGCGAAGAAATGAAAGAACTGGGCACATCTATAAAGTCGCTAAATGAAATGATGGTTGAACAACAAAGAAAACTGTCAGAAGCACAAGATAAGATGCAGGGGGAGACTGAACGCTCTGTGGAGATTATGAGTAAATCCCTGGAAAAACTAGATCAGACGGTTGAAAATATTGGGTTAACATCAGAGGCAATGAACGATACTGCTAATAGTTTTGTGGGAGTTACAAAGTTGTTGCGGGAGAGTTTTAATCAATTAGAAACTGTTTCAAGGAGACTGGAAAACGTCGGTATTGGCCTAGAAGAAGCTACAGAGGATATTAAAAAAACAAATAGTCAAAACGCTGAAGCTGTTAGCATTCTTAAAGCTGGGGTTGAACAACTCTGGTCTATGCAAAATTCATTGACGGAAACGTGGAAGGATTATCAGCAGAGATTTGAAAAAATTGACCAAAGTGTAGAAGGGTTTTTTCATAAATTGCAGGAAGGGGTTCAAGCATACGCCGAACAAGTTCATAAGTTTATGACTGATATGGATAGTTACATGGCAAAAATTACGCAAGATCTTGGTAGTGCCGCAGGAGAGACAAGAGAATCCGTAGAAGAATTAGCTGAAGTTCTTGATGGATTTTCGAAAAACTTAAGAGGGGTCTCTCAAGGTAGGCCAGGTAATAATTGATGAGTTTTAAAAAAGGCCGTATATTAAGTCAGGATGGAAGCTCAAGTTACATTATGTCAATTAGCGACTTAATGTCTGGTCTAGTTTTTATCTTTATTATCATACTCGTGTATTTTGTTATACATTATAAATCAGTTAATAAATCTCTAGCTAGCAGAGATGCAACTAGGACGAGGATTCTACATACGATAAAAGAAAAAATTGAGGAGAAAGAGCTGGACAAAAATTTAGCAATTGTTATAGACGCAAAAAATGGGGTTATCCATATTCGAGATAAAGCAGATCAAATGTTTTTTAGGTCTGGTAAGGCTGTGCCTGAAGAAAATGGTGTTATTGTGATTGGAGGTCTGTCTGATCTATTGAAGGAAATTGTTCCTTGCTATACTACCAGCCATGAAAAATATTGCATATTATCACCACATCCAAAGAAGGAAGATAGAAAATTAGAAACTATCTTCATTGAAGGACATACAGACAGTATCCCGATCTACAATCAAAAATTTAAAAGTAATTGGGAGTTGTCGGTAGCAAGGGCAATTGCAACTTATAATATTTTGGTAAATAAGAATGAGATATTAAAAAACATAACAAATGAGTCAGGACGGCGTATTTTTAGTGTCAGCGGATATGGTGATACTCGTCCAATTTCAGAAAGTAATAACGGAAAAGATTGTCAACAAGACAGGCGAATTGATCTGCGCTTCATTATGACACCTCATGATAATGAAGAAATTAAAAAAATAATGGAAAAACCACTTTCTGCAAAATAAACAAATGCCAATTAATCAATGGTTACATACATCACACCTCTTTGAATTTCAAGGGTTTCCTACGACTTTTGAAGTCCAAAAAGCACTTCAAAAAATACGTACTCGTTTCGGGGAGGGGTTTACTACTCAGATGCCAAATAAATACGACTCAGAGTTTATTTATAAAGAGGTTTCAAATGCTTGGCAAAAAGAAAAAACTCTTCATAATTTAAATTTACGTACCTTAAAAAGAGCACCATTCATTTTGTTGCGTGAGGATATTGGTCCCGCCCCCGGTGCTTTAGGTGATCACCAGCCTCTTCTGAGTAACTATCTAGAATGGCTGACACAAACATCAAATTATCGATCAATTAAGTCACTGCTGTCAGAGTTCCTCTATCGCTACAATCCTGAAGCCTCTTGGTTTGATTCTTTAAATAAATCTCTAACCGTTTTATTGCAGAATGCAACAACTCATCGATTGACCAAAATCAAGGATCTAACTTTTCAATCTCATTTTTTAGATAAAGATGGGCCACGAAAATTAACAGATCGAATTTTAAAACAACACGTAAATATTGAAAGTGCTTTAGGTAAAGCTGGACTGCAAGGTCGTTTGGCGGTTCGAGGTTTTGTTAAACACGTTTTCAACACGCTCAGTCAAGATATTCGCTCAAAAATTACAGACCAAAACCTGAGATTAGCCGAATTGAAGATTTTCACCGATTGGGTGGTTACTGGAAAGGGCTGCTTTCGTTTTCCTGAAAACAGAACTCAGCTGATAAATAATTTATTAGAGCCTTTCTCTCAAGGAGATGACCCAGAAAATGCTAAACAAGCTATTTTTACTTTTTTAATCAAAAACGCAGGAGATCCTAGGATAGATAAACGTCATTGGCATGATGTCTCTGGCGTAGCGCAGCAAGTCATGAAGCGGTGGCTGGTCAAATCTACCCTAGAGGATTTTTTTCGTCTCTTAAAACACGTTGCGGGTAATGATCCAGATGCTGAAAGAATGTGGAGGGATCGGCAACAATTCTGGACAGCCTATTTAAGGCGTAATGCCATAGGTGATGCTTGGGTTGTTTTGGGGCAAAAAGCGCGTCAACTAGCTGAATATTCATTCAAAGAGTTTAAAGGAAGCTATGGCCATCTGCAAGGAGGCAATGTTAACCCGCTTCATTCCGCGCTGCTAATGAGGATTGACAACCTTATAATAGCAGAGTGGAGCCATAATGGTAAGTGTCATATTTGGTCGGAAAATGTCCCCAATAAGCCTCTTTTTTACAAAAAAGAATATCTGCGTGACGAATTACGAAATGAGCTTTCAGACAGCGATATAAATTCACCTCCTTTCATACATGTAAAATCAAACCAACTTCTTTGGCAGGGAAGGGTTCGGAATTATATAAGAAAAGTGACAGGTATCGATGTCCCTTTGAGCGAACTGAACTAGGATATTAAATGGCAAAATTACTTTGGGAACTAACGAATCATAATGTGCATTTCACATGTACTGAACGCGACAATTTACTTCCAGTTAATGAATGGGGCCGTCACGAAATAATTACGGCCGAAAATAAAACAGGCAGTGTTGGGGCTTTATTGCTTTCTCTAGACAGTGAATCTAGCGAATTGCGAGATTCGTTTTGCATTAAAGTCCCACATAAAACCATAGCTAATTTTGAAGCACACCATCTTCAGCAGCTTGGCCTACCAAAACCAAGTATGTTTCGCTTACATATCCGAGGAGAAGGCAATTTAGCCCACCCAGATTTTCGCTTCCATTTTCATTTTGCTCGAATAAATGGGCAACCGTTACTGAATCCTTCGCGTTTTGGATCATTTCTTACTGATGGCACTTCTCAGACAGTTTTGCTTGATCCGATCTTTAGTCTTGCGGAAAAGATGGATACCTATAATGAGCTTCCAGAAGAGGATATGGATGCAAGATTCCTAGCTTGGGGAGAAATAAAAGAACTATTACCTGATAATGTAATAGTTGATAATTATTTGTCAGCAATAAAGGTCGCACCAGCTGATGCCTTCACTTTGGAAATCACTGGAAGCAACTCCTTGGATTTCAACCCTATCCTGGTGCAAGGAACAATTGATACTTCTAACGAAGATATTCCTCAAGAGAAGAAACCATCTTTTCGTCCTCTTTTGCCTCCAGAACATCAACAAGCATTCAATAAAAAATTTTGGAAGTCAAAATCTGTACGTAATCATTATGCTATAGGAAACGGCTGGTTTATTGCCATCCCACGTACTCTCCAGAAAGTTTTATCAATAGCGCATTCATATAAACTCCGACCAGCAGAAGATAGACGGGCATTTTTAGCCAACCCAAGGCAAGTTATTGTGAAACAGTTGGGTGCAGAAATCTCCGAGGATATTTTAGAAGATCTTTTTTTCGAGTCCCCTGAGTTTTTAAGTGATCGTATAAAATATCTAGGGATATGGCAACCTAAAACAGGGGTATTTTTATTGCCTTCAGATCAAGATTGGTTGGCTGGTAATGAGGAATTAGGAATTCCAATTGATGATAGCATTGTCCGGGTTTCTGTGAAGGATCTGCCAGAGTTAATTGATTTGGTAAAAGAAGCAAAACAAGCAAAACAGAAATTTGTTCAATTCAAAGGGCAAAAAATCCCTGCAACAGATGCCGCATTAAAAGCATTATCTCTAAACCTTCCCGAACAAAAACCAGATTCAACTAAAAATAAAGGAAAATGCGGAACTAATGATAGTCCTTCAGAGAAAACAGTCCCTATCATCATCGATCATCTTTCTAAACTTGGATACGAAAAATCTATAATAAAAAGAGATGGAGAGGTTGGATCAGTTCCTAATAACTTAAAATCTATTTTGTTACAGCATCAGAAAAAAGGAGTTATCTGGTTACAAGATAACTGGGTACATGGTCGACCAGGTTGTTTGTTGGCAGATGACATGGGGCTTGGAAAAACATTTCAAGCACTAGTTTTTATGGCATGGGTGAAAGGCTTGATGGTTGTCAGCCTAAATATTAAGAATCCGATGTTAATAGTTGCCCCAACTGGTCTTCTGAAAAACTGGGAAGACGAGATCCATAAGCATCTTCTTCCTCCTGAATTGGGGTTACTTTACAGAGCTTATGGTGCGGGGTTTAGGGCATTGCGGGGGGTATCTGAAACTCAAGCTGCACACGAATTATCAAATTTTGATC
Coding sequences within it:
- a CDS encoding OmpA family protein; this encodes MSFKKGRILSQDGSSSYIMSISDLMSGLVFIFIIILVYFVIHYKSVNKSLASRDATRTRILHTIKEKIEEKELDKNLAIVIDAKNGVIHIRDKADQMFFRSGKAVPEENGVIVIGGLSDLLKEIVPCYTTSHEKYCILSPHPKKEDRKLETIFIEGHTDSIPIYNQKFKSNWELSVARAIATYNILVNKNEILKNITNESGRRIFSVSGYGDTRPISESNNGKDCQQDRRIDLRFIMTPHDNEEIKKIMEKPLSAK
- a CDS encoding EH signature domain-containing protein, with the translated sequence MPINQWLHTSHLFEFQGFPTTFEVQKALQKIRTRFGEGFTTQMPNKYDSEFIYKEVSNAWQKEKTLHNLNLRTLKRAPFILLREDIGPAPGALGDHQPLLSNYLEWLTQTSNYRSIKSLLSEFLYRYNPEASWFDSLNKSLTVLLQNATTHRLTKIKDLTFQSHFLDKDGPRKLTDRILKQHVNIESALGKAGLQGRLAVRGFVKHVFNTLSQDIRSKITDQNLRLAELKIFTDWVVTGKGCFRFPENRTQLINNLLEPFSQGDDPENAKQAIFTFLIKNAGDPRIDKRHWHDVSGVAQQVMKRWLVKSTLEDFFRLLKHVAGNDPDAERMWRDRQQFWTAYLRRNAIGDAWVVLGQKARQLAEYSFKEFKGSYGHLQGGNVNPLHSALLMRIDNLIIAEWSHNGKCHIWSENVPNKPLFYKKEYLRDELRNELSDSDINSPPFIHVKSNQLLWQGRVRNYIRKVTGIDVPLSELN
- a CDS encoding SNF2-related protein is translated as MAKLLWELTNHNVHFTCTERDNLLPVNEWGRHEIITAENKTGSVGALLLSLDSESSELRDSFCIKVPHKTIANFEAHHLQQLGLPKPSMFRLHIRGEGNLAHPDFRFHFHFARINGQPLLNPSRFGSFLTDGTSQTVLLDPIFSLAEKMDTYNELPEEDMDARFLAWGEIKELLPDNVIVDNYLSAIKVAPADAFTLEITGSNSLDFNPILVQGTIDTSNEDIPQEKKPSFRPLLPPEHQQAFNKKFWKSKSVRNHYAIGNGWFIAIPRTLQKVLSIAHSYKLRPAEDRRAFLANPRQVIVKQLGAEISEDILEDLFFESPEFLSDRIKYLGIWQPKTGVFLLPSDQDWLAGNEELGIPIDDSIVRVSVKDLPELIDLVKEAKQAKQKFVQFKGQKIPATDAALKALSLNLPEQKPDSTKNKGKCGTNDSPSEKTVPIIIDHLSKLGYEKSIIKRDGEVGSVPNNLKSILLQHQKKGVIWLQDNWVHGRPGCLLADDMGLGKTFQALVFMAWVKGLMVVSLNIKNPMLIVAPTGLLKNWEDEIHKHLLPPELGLLYRAYGAGFRALRGVSETQAAHELSNFDLVLTTYETLRDYIKIFIKISWSVVAFDEVQKIKNPAALMTDMAKSLAASFSVALTGTPIENRLADLWCILDTVYPGRLGTLKQFSQKYESKNREKQAGQCIELKKTLMDENPVIMLRRMKEDHLDGLPLKTTKIIEVEMPEIQAQAYHVILREARNNLSEPGKMLQTLQSLRSVSLHPYTSLDADIDDEYINNSARLKATIDILDKIFKDNEKALIFLESLDMQQLLVPYLQKRYHLNSPPMVINGSISGQKRHERVQKFQDSTNDNFDVMILSPKAGGVGLTLTAANHVIHLSRWWNPAVEDQCTDRVYRIGQDKNVTIYFPLALHPELGEHSFDSNLHNLLEKKRQLSRDVLAPPAGTDQDMADLFNDTIRGFSASKHKTFNMDQIDLLEPVAFERMILAELAHIDYEVKTTPVTRDFGADGIALAPTGSGKNNLIIQCKHTQGTRHCSEDAVFEIVKSLEHYQDLPRPFKAVVVTNAHGFTKKAKLHATMKSVLLVDRFSLFRWLSSPDNIPTPLH